The following are from one region of the Nicotiana tomentosiformis chromosome 7, ASM39032v3, whole genome shotgun sequence genome:
- the LOC104099803 gene encoding uncharacterized protein has product MRVKVISRSTDEFTRERSQDLQRVFRNFDPNLRPQEKAVEYVRALNAAKLEKIFARPFVGAMDGHIDAVSCMAKNPNHLKGVFSGSMDGDVRLWDLATRRTVRQFPGHQGAVRGLTVSTDGGILVTCGTDCTLRLWKVPGDTLMESDDGSGNSSQPLAVYVWKNAFWGVDHQWDGDLFATAGAQVDIWNHNRSQPVNSFEWGNDTVTSVRFNPGEPNLLATSASDRSINIYDLRMSTPARKVIMRTKTNSIAWNPMEPMNFTAANDDGKCYSYDVRKLNEAKCVHKDHVSSVMDIDYSPTGREFVTGSYDRTVRIFQYNGGHSREIYHTKRMQRVFCVKFSCDASYIISGSDDTNLRLWKAKASEQLGVVLPRERKKHEYLEAVKNRYKHLAEVKRIVRHRHLPKPIYKATKQIREMTESERRRAERRKAHSAPGSIQNEPLRTSRIIKEIE; this is encoded by the exons ATGCGGGTGAAAGTGATATCTCGGTCTACAGATGAATTTACTCGTGAACGCAGTCAGGACCTCCAG AGAGTTTTTCGTAACTTCGATCCCAACCTTCGACCTCAAGAGAAGGCAGTGGAATATGTTCGTGCCCTGAATGCAGCAAAACTAGAGAAG ATATTTGCGAGGCCATTTGTTGGAGCGATGGATGGGCACATTGATGCTGTCTCTTGCATGGCAAAGAATCCTAATCACTTGAAAGGAGTATTTTCTGGCTCTATGGATGGTG ATGTTCGTCTATGGGATTTGGCTACCAG GCGGACAGTACGTCAGTTTCCTGGTCACCAAGGTGCAGTACGTGGTTTGACAGTGTCTACGGATGGCGGTATTCTTGTAACATGTGGAACTGATTGCAC TCTTAGGCTCTGGAAAGTTCCTGGTGATACACTAATGGAGTCAGATGATGGGTCTGGTAACTCATCCCAG CCATTGGCTgtgtatgtttggaagaatgcattctg GGGTGTTGACCACCAATGGGATGGTGATCTTTTTGCTACTGCTGGTGCTCAAGTTGACATTTGGAACCATAACAG GTCTCAGCCGGTTAATAGTTTTGAATGGGGGAATGACACAGTTACATCTGTTCGGTTTAATCCAGGAGAACCTAATCTTTTGGCAACATCAGCAAG TGATCGTAGCATAAATATATATGATTTACGGATGTCTACACCAGCTAGAAAGGTTATTATGAGG ACAAAAACTAATTCTATAGCTTGGAATCCCATGGAGCCAATGAATTTCACTGCC GCTAATGACGATGGCAAATGCTACAGTTATGATGTTAGAAAGTTAAATGAAGCCAAATGTGTGCATAAAGATCATGTCTCCTCAGT GATGGATATAGACTATTCACCAACCGGTCGAGAATTTGTTACAGGATCTTATGATAGAACA GTGAGAATTTTTCAATATAATGGTGGTCACAGCAGGGAAATCTATCACACTAAGAGGATGCAGAG GGTATTCTGTGTCAAGTTCAGTTGCGATGCAAGTTATATTATCTCAGGAAGTGATGATACCAACCTTCGTCTATGGAAAGCAAAAGCATCTGAGCAATTGGGAGTT GTTTTGCCAAGAGAGCGGAAAAAACATGAATATTTGGAGGCCGTCAAGAATCGTTACAAGCATCTTGCTGAAGTCAAGCGCATTGTCAG ACATAGGCACTTGCCAAAACCAATATACAAGGCAACAAAGCAAATACGGGAGATGACTGAATCTGAGAGGCGGAGAGCGGAGAGGAGGAAAGCTCACAGTGCCCCAGGAAGCATTCAGAACGAGCCATTGCGAACGAGtagaattattaaagaaattgagtgA